A section of the Pseudanabaena mucicola str. Chao 1806 genome encodes:
- a CDS encoding tetratricopeptide repeat protein codes for MTITGVIAIPINNNVYAQAQKDAVEWIKQGRQLWQRNDISGAIAAYQQAARLEPKNSKILTSLGFLLTQQNNYSGAISALERATRLDNTNAKAFNALGFVYVRIKDYPNAINAYRRAISLDRQNIDAYNSIGFLLTQQKNYAEAAKIYRQAIAASPNDVKSYLNLGYVLKLSGDREGAVAIYSQADKIAPFDADVLVALGGLFAEQNQNENALAKYKLALEVNPRHPQANLAIARVLQSQGNYADAITSLRRAATAKNISPNNLIDLQREIANLYIQQGSLSGAIVAYREIIEAEPEEAETYLALGKLLVTQQRVTEARKNLETAERLFNQQGNIDGLAQTRKVLSELK; via the coding sequence ATGACGATCACAGGTGTGATCGCTATACCAATTAATAACAATGTCTATGCTCAAGCCCAAAAAGATGCGGTAGAATGGATCAAGCAGGGGCGACAACTTTGGCAAAGAAATGACATTTCTGGGGCGATCGCAGCCTATCAACAAGCTGCACGGTTAGAGCCGAAAAATTCTAAAATTCTGACAAGTCTTGGCTTCCTACTCACCCAACAAAATAATTATTCAGGAGCAATCTCAGCTTTAGAGAGGGCAACGCGGTTAGATAATACTAATGCTAAGGCTTTTAACGCCCTAGGTTTTGTCTATGTCAGGATTAAGGACTATCCCAATGCCATCAATGCCTATCGGCGAGCCATCTCCCTAGATCGCCAAAATATTGATGCCTATAACAGTATCGGCTTTTTGTTGACTCAACAAAAAAACTACGCTGAAGCTGCCAAGATCTATCGTCAAGCAATTGCCGCTTCTCCTAATGATGTCAAAAGCTATCTCAATTTGGGCTATGTGTTGAAGCTATCAGGTGATCGCGAAGGTGCGGTAGCCATCTATAGCCAAGCTGATAAAATTGCCCCTTTTGATGCAGATGTATTAGTAGCCCTTGGTGGTCTCTTTGCAGAGCAAAATCAAAACGAAAATGCGCTTGCCAAATACAAACTTGCCTTAGAAGTTAATCCGCGTCATCCACAAGCCAATCTAGCGATCGCAAGAGTTTTACAAAGTCAAGGTAATTATGCTGATGCGATTACCTCTCTGCGGAGAGCCGCCACTGCCAAGAATATCTCTCCTAATAATTTAATCGACTTGCAACGAGAGATTGCCAACCTGTATATTCAACAAGGTTCTCTATCAGGAGCGATCGTCGCCTATCGTGAAATTATTGAAGCAGAGCCTGAGGAAGCCGAGACTTATCTGGCTTTGGGTAAATTACTCGTTACACAGCAAAGGGTAACTGAAGCTCGCAAAAACCTCGAAACTGCTGAGAGGTTATTTAACCAACAGGGTAATATCGATGGTTTAGCCCAAACTCGCAAAGTTTTATCAGAACTCAAATAA
- a CDS encoding secondary thiamine-phosphate synthase enzyme YjbQ: MIANQQQTLNIVQQNIAIRTNGKKLHNITRQVEAILLQSGIKMGLCNVFLRHTSASLIIQENADPDVLADLETFFSKLIPEDASQYRHISEGVDDMPSHIRSALTKTSETIPITNGRLALGTWQGIFVWEHRNLGHTREVLVHITGC, translated from the coding sequence ATGATCGCCAATCAACAACAAACATTAAATATTGTGCAGCAGAATATTGCTATCCGTACCAATGGTAAAAAACTGCACAATATCACCCGTCAAGTAGAAGCCATTCTCTTGCAATCAGGTATAAAAATGGGTTTATGTAATGTTTTTTTGCGACACACATCGGCAAGTTTGATTATTCAAGAAAATGCTGACCCCGATGTGTTAGCAGATTTAGAAACATTTTTTAGCAAACTTATCCCCGAAGACGCTAGTCAATATCGCCATATTTCCGAAGGCGTAGATGACATGCCATCCCATATTCGCAGCGCCCTGACCAAAACATCAGAAACAATTCCAATCACTAATGGTAGACTTGCCCTCGGTACTTGGCAAGGAATTTTTGTATGGGAGCATCGCAATTTGGGGCATACCCGTGAAGTGCTAGTACACATTACAGGTTGTTAG
- the corA gene encoding magnesium/cobalt transporter CorA → MLHNPARFKPSFIEDDLDSDEELEVYDFNEPEPGSPPGTLIIDEDASVPNIFLIDYNPDEAIGIQLSTPEECIPYLDSHSVSWMDVQGLGSEDILKRLGKVFSLHELVLEDIVNIPQRPKVESFEDQELIILHMVTSREDGRGFYDEQVSLILGKNYVLTVQEEPENDVFEPVRQRVHRNRGVIRSQRADYLAYALIDAIVDGFFPVLEDYGERLEDLQDEVVEKPTRQTLDKIHKIKRELLLLRRAIWPQRDAINSLIREESPLIDSEVRVFLRDCYDHTVQVIDMVETYRELAANLMDIYLSSLSNSTNEIMRFLTVISTVFIPLTFLAGVYGMNFDTSVPGNLPELKMPFGYPLFWLAIFAISGSLLFYFWKKGWLFSPK, encoded by the coding sequence ATGCTTCACAATCCAGCTAGATTTAAGCCTAGTTTCATTGAAGACGATTTAGACAGTGATGAAGAATTAGAAGTTTATGACTTTAATGAACCCGAACCAGGGAGTCCACCAGGGACATTAATCATTGATGAAGATGCCAGCGTCCCCAATATTTTCTTGATTGATTACAATCCTGATGAAGCGATCGGTATCCAGTTGTCAACTCCTGAAGAATGCATCCCTTACCTCGATAGCCATTCTGTCTCATGGATGGATGTCCAAGGTTTAGGATCTGAAGATATTTTAAAACGTCTTGGCAAAGTGTTTAGCCTCCATGAGCTAGTACTCGAAGATATTGTTAATATTCCCCAAAGACCTAAAGTTGAGAGCTTTGAGGATCAAGAACTAATCATCTTACATATGGTGACAAGTCGTGAAGATGGAAGGGGTTTTTATGACGAGCAGGTAAGTTTGATTTTAGGTAAGAACTATGTACTTACAGTGCAGGAGGAACCTGAAAATGATGTATTTGAACCAGTGCGTCAACGGGTTCACCGCAATCGTGGTGTGATCCGATCGCAAAGAGCAGACTATCTTGCCTATGCACTGATCGACGCGATCGTTGATGGATTTTTCCCCGTGTTAGAGGACTACGGTGAGCGCCTCGAAGATCTCCAAGATGAAGTGGTAGAAAAGCCCACTCGTCAGACCTTAGATAAAATCCATAAAATCAAACGTGAATTATTACTACTGCGACGAGCCATTTGGCCACAGCGCGATGCCATTAATTCTTTAATTCGTGAGGAAAGTCCGTTAATTGACAGCGAAGTAAGGGTGTTTCTGCGTGACTGTTATGACCACACCGTACAGGTAATCGACATGGTGGAAACCTATCGAGAACTCGCCGCCAACTTGATGGATATTTATCTCTCATCATTAAGCAATAGCACCAATGAGATCATGCGGTTTTTAACGGTGATTTCTACAGTGTTTATTCCCCTCACATTTCTTGCTGGGGTATATGGTATGAATTTTGATACCAGCGTACCAGGAAATTTACCTGAGCTAAAAATGCCATTTGGTTATCCCCTATTTTGGTTAGCAATATTTGCTATTTCTGGAAGTCTATTATTTTATTTTTGGAAAAAAGGCTGGCTATTTAGTCCAAAATAA
- a CDS encoding RsmE family RNA methyltransferase — protein MLLPQPISQTKKRRLQRVTLQEHQTETVLEINCAIALTSEQRHYLHNVLRLDIGAEFIALDRQGNWWLTKLSIDADHAQIIDKLVNNSELDTQITLGVAMPKGSNIESIIRQATELGVRQIVPLFSDRTVIKSGTEIGNQKRDRWQRIAEEASELSLRTYVPKINKPQSFKAWLGDHPPTSAQILKYICVTHPDATHLLSSLQDAYERLPVADHLAQIFQIIIATGCEGGWTAREEDMAIASGFIPVSLGDRVLSATTAPVVALSIVSAFLDTK, from the coding sequence GTGTTATTGCCTCAACCCATCTCTCAAACTAAAAAACGCAGATTGCAAAGGGTGACATTACAGGAACACCAAACTGAAACAGTTTTAGAAATTAATTGCGCGATCGCCTTAACTTCGGAGCAAAGACATTATCTACATAATGTCTTGCGATTAGATATCGGTGCAGAATTTATTGCCCTTGATCGCCAAGGTAATTGGTGGCTAACAAAGTTGTCTATTGATGCGGATCATGCCCAAATCATTGACAAATTAGTAAATAATTCCGAATTAGATACGCAGATCACTCTTGGTGTTGCCATGCCCAAGGGTAGCAATATCGAGTCAATAATTCGTCAAGCGACGGAATTAGGTGTACGTCAAATCGTGCCATTATTTAGCGATCGCACAGTGATCAAATCAGGTACGGAAATCGGTAATCAAAAACGCGATCGCTGGCAACGCATCGCCGAAGAAGCTTCCGAGCTTTCATTGCGTACCTATGTACCTAAAATTAACAAGCCGCAATCCTTCAAGGCATGGCTGGGCGATCACCCACCCACATCTGCACAAATTCTGAAATATATTTGTGTGACCCATCCTGATGCTACCCATTTACTGTCTAGCTTACAAGATGCCTATGAGCGTTTACCAGTGGCAGATCATCTAGCTCAAATTTTTCAAATCATCATTGCAACGGGTTGCGAGGGAGGCTGGACTGCTAGAGAAGAAGATATGGCGATTGCTTCGGGATTTATACCTGTATCTCTGGGCGATCGGGTCTTGTCCGCCACCACCGCCCCAGTGGTAGCATTGTCCATAGTTAGTGCATTTTTAGATACTAAATAA